Proteins co-encoded in one Brassica rapa cultivar Chiifu-401-42 chromosome A02, CAAS_Brap_v3.01, whole genome shotgun sequence genomic window:
- the LOC103852397 gene encoding F-box protein At1g67340, with protein MLPSRKTKRDFYSAGAGDCIFAPVRKRRRSVSSSPISSAPETKAGSDLLDSIPEDLVVSILRRLASTSRSPADFINVLMTCKRLNSLATSPLVLSRLSRKAFAVKAQNWSEAAHRFLKRCVDAGNLEACYTLGMIRFYCLQNRRNGASLMAKAAIRSHAPSLYSVAVIQFNGSGGSKNDKDLRAGVALCARAAFLGHVDALRELGHCLQDGYGVPQNVSEGRRFLVQANARELAAVLSSGVKSHRSWLALSQPQISNPNQSHGCPLLSDFGCNVPAPETHPANKFLADWFAVRGVDSLGDGLRLCSHGGCGRPETRKHEFRRCSVCGVVNYCSRACQALDWKLRHKVDCVPMEQDAAYDGEGNVQIDGDNVLVVPLS; from the exons ATGTTGCCGTCAAGAAAAACCAAGAGAGATTTCTACTCCGCCGGAGCCGGAGACTGCATCTTTGCGCCGGTAAGGAAACGACGGCGAAgtgtttcttcttctcccatTTCTTCGGCGCCGGAAACTAAAGCAGGATCCGATTTGCTAGACTCAATCCCAGAAGATCTTGTTGTTTCTATCCTTCGTAGACTTGCTTCCACATCTCGAAGCCCCGCTGATTTCATCAACGTTTTGATGAC ATGTAAGAGATTAAACAGTTTAGCTACGAGTCCTCTTGTTCTGTCGAGATTGTCTCGAAAAGCGTTCGCCGTAAAAGCCCAAAATTGGTCGGAAGCAGCTCACCGGTTTCTTAAACGCTGCGTCGACGCCGGAAATCTCGAAGCTTGCTACACTCTCGGAATG ATTCGGTTTTACTGTCTGCAAAACAGAAGAAACGGCGCGTCGCTGATGGCAAAAGCAGCGATCAGATCACACGCGCCGTCGTTATACTCTGTAGCCGTGATCCAGTTCAACGGGAGCGGCGGTTCCAAGAACGACAAGGATCTTCGAGCCGGTGTAGCTCTATGCGCGCGTGCGGCTTTCTTAGGACACGTTGACGCGCTACGTGAGCTTGGTCACTGTCTCCAAGATGGTTACGGTGTTCCACAGAATGTCTCAGAAGGCCGGAGATTCCTCGTTCAAGCCAACGCTCGTGAACTCGCCGCCGTTTTATCTTCCGGAGTCAAATCTCATCGATCGTGGCTCGCTTTATCACAGCCTCAAATCTCTAATCCTAACCAAAGCCATGGTTGTCCGTTGCTGAGCGATTTTGGATGCAATGTGCCGGCGCCGGAAACACATCCGGCGAATAAGTTTTTAGCGGATTGGTTCGCCGTTAGAGGCGTAGATTCCCTCGGAGATGGGTTGAGGTTGTGCTCTCACGGCGGATGTGGACGGCCGGAGACGAGGAAACATGAGTTCCGGAGGTGTTCTGTTTGTGGCGTTGTGAATTACTGCTCACGCGCTTGTCAAGCACTTGATTGGAAACTCCGACATAAAGTGGATTGTGTTCCGATGGAACAAGATGCAGCCTATGACGGAGAAGGCAACGTTCAAATTGACGGTGATAACGTATTGGTGGTGCCTTTGAGTTAA